A genome region from Defluviimonas aquaemixtae includes the following:
- a CDS encoding DUF4864 domain-containing protein yields MRRRDLLLSLPMAVLVLAPSLRAGDGEDVRAVIGSQIEAFGAEDLESAYGFASPMIQRMFPTPEIFGRMVREGYPMIWRPDGVRYLELREEDGRLLQRMEFSDGDGRNHLFDYEMVEGPDGWRINGVYPVPEPGLAA; encoded by the coding sequence ATGCGCCGCCGGGACTTGCTGCTGTCGCTGCCCATGGCCGTCTTGGTTCTCGCGCCTTCGCTGCGTGCCGGGGACGGAGAGGATGTCCGTGCGGTGATCGGCAGTCAGATCGAGGCGTTCGGGGCCGAGGATCTGGAGAGCGCCTACGGCTTTGCGTCCCCGATGATCCAGCGCATGTTTCCGACGCCCGAGATATTCGGGCGCATGGTGCGCGAGGGATACCCGATGATCTGGCGCCCCGACGGCGTGCGCTATCTCGAGCTCCGCGAGGAGGACGGGCGGCTCTTGCAGCGGATGGAGTTCAGCGACGGCGACGGCCGCAATCATCTATTCGACTATGAGATGGTCGAGGGCCCGGACGGCTGGCGGATCAACGGTGTTTACCCGGTTCCCGAGCCCGGCCTGGCCGCGTGA